In a genomic window of Suricata suricatta isolate VVHF042 chromosome 12, meerkat_22Aug2017_6uvM2_HiC, whole genome shotgun sequence:
- the RGS19 gene encoding regulator of G-protein signaling 19 isoform X2 produces MGSWKEGETLRTRARGQAETAVSGSQGEPPPLFSDSQAVHVGPEEADQPPSMSSHDAAPPAAPSRNPCCLCWCCCCSCSCSTPSPEEVRSWAQSFDKLMHSPAGRSVFREFLRTEYSEENMLFWLACEELKAEANQHVVDEKARLIYEDYVSILSPKEVSLDSRVREGINKKMQEPSAHTFDDAQLQIYTLMHRDSYPRFLSSPTYRALLLQGSSQSSNEA; encoded by the exons ATG ggctcctggaaggagggagagactctCAGGACCCGTGCCAGGGGACAAGCGGAGACTGCGGTCTCAGGTTCTCAGGGAGAGCCTCCGCCTCTCTTCTCAGACTCTCAGGCTGTG CACGTAGGGCCAGAGGAGGCAGACCAGCCCCCCTCGATGTCCAGTCATGACGCGGCCCCCCCGGCTGCCCCCAGCCGCAACCCCTGCTGTTTGTGCTGGTGTTGCTGTTGCAGCTGTTCCTG CTCCACGCCGAGCCCGGAGGAGGTACGGAGCTGGGCGCAGTCGTTCGACAAGCTGATGCACAGCCCGGCTGGCCGGAGCGTGTTCCGGGAGTTCCTGCGCACCGAGTACAGCGAGGAGAACATGCTCTTCTGGCTGGCGTGTGAGGAGCTCAAGGCCGAGGCCAACCAACACGTGGTGGATGAGAAGGCCAGGCTCATCTATGAGGACTACGTGTCCATCTTGTCCCCCAAGGAG GTGAGCCTGGACTCCCGAGTGCGGGAAGGCATCAACAAGAAGATGCAGGAGCCGTCGGCTCACACATTTGACGACGCGCAGCTGCAGATCTACACGCTCATGCACCGGGACTCCTACCCGCGCTTCCTCAGCTCCCCCACCTACCGTGCCCTGCTGCTCCAGGGGAGCTCCCAGTCCTCTAACGAGGCCTAG
- the TCEA2 gene encoding transcription elongation factor A protein 2 isoform X2 codes for MMGKEEEIARIARRLDKMVTKKSAEGAMDLLRELKAMPITLHLLQSTRVGMSVNALRKQSSDEEVIALAKSLIKSWKKLLDASDAKAREQRRGGPLPTSSSKEAPEAQDLSRKRPELPRMPSAPRITTFPPVPVTCDAVRNKCRELLAAALQTDHDHMAVGADCEGLSAQIEECIFRDVGNTDMKYKNRVRSRISNLKDAKNPELRRNVLCGAITPQQIAVMTSEMASDELKEIRKAMTKEAIREHQMARTGGTQTDLFTCGKCRKKNCTYTQVQTRSSDEPMTTFVVCNECGNRWKFC; via the exons ATGATGGGCAAAGAAGAGGAGATTGCGCGGATCGCCCGGAGGCTGGACAAGATGGTGACCAAGAAGAGTGCG gAGGGAGCCATGGACCTGCTGCGGGAGCTGAAGGCCATGCCCATCACGCTGCACCTGCTGCAG TCTACGCGCGTCGGCATGTCTGTCAACGCCCTGCGGAAGCAGAGCTCCGATGAGGAGGTCATCGCACTGGCCAAGTCGCTCATCAAGTCCTGGAAGAAGCTCCTGG ATGCTTCAGATGCCAAAgccagggagcagaggaggggcgggccTCTGCCCACATCGTCCTCGAAGGAGGCCCCCGAGGCCCAGGATCTCAG CCGCAAGAGGCCAGAACTGCCCAGGATGCCGTCGGCCCCAAGGATCACCACATTTCCCCCGGTGCCGGTCACCTGTGATGCCGTGCGCAACAAGTGTCGTGAGCTGCTGGCCGCCGCCCTGCAGACAGACC ATGATCATATGGCCGTTGGTGCAGACTGCGAAGGCCTGTCGGCCCAGATTGAGGAAT GTATCTTCCGGGACGTGGGGAACACGGACATGAAGTATAAAAACCGCGTGCGGAGCCGCATCTCCAACCTCAAGGACGCTAAGAACCCCGAGCTGCGGCGGAATGTGCTGTGCGGCGCCATAACACCCCAGCAGATTGCCGTGATGACGTCAGAG ATGGCCAGCGATGAGCTGAAGGAGATCCGGAAGGCAATGACCAAGGAGGCCATCCGAGAGCACCAGATGGCCCGCACGGGGGGCACGCAGACAGACCTCTTCACCTGTGGGAAGTGCAGGAAGAAGAACTGTACTTACACGCAG GTGCAGACGCGCAGCTCTGATGAGCCCATGACCACCTTCGTTGTCTGCAATGAGTGTGGAAACCGCTGGAAG TTCTGCTGA
- the RGS19 gene encoding regulator of G-protein signaling 19 isoform X1 — protein MGSWKEGETLRTRARGQAETAVSGSQGEPPPLFSDSQAVHVGPEEADQPPSMSSHDAAPPAAPSRNPCCLCWCCCCSCSWNEERRRAWRASRENKLQPLPSCEACSTPSPEEVRSWAQSFDKLMHSPAGRSVFREFLRTEYSEENMLFWLACEELKAEANQHVVDEKARLIYEDYVSILSPKEVSLDSRVREGINKKMQEPSAHTFDDAQLQIYTLMHRDSYPRFLSSPTYRALLLQGSSQSSNEA, from the exons ATG ggctcctggaaggagggagagactctCAGGACCCGTGCCAGGGGACAAGCGGAGACTGCGGTCTCAGGTTCTCAGGGAGAGCCTCCGCCTCTCTTCTCAGACTCTCAGGCTGTG CACGTAGGGCCAGAGGAGGCAGACCAGCCCCCCTCGATGTCCAGTCATGACGCGGCCCCCCCGGCTGCCCCCAGCCGCAACCCCTGCTGTTTGTGCTGGTGTTGCTGTTGCAGCTGTTCCTG GAACGAAGAGCGGCGGCGAGCGTGGCGGGCCTCCCGGGAGAACAAgctgcagcccctccccagctgcgaGGCGTG CTCCACGCCGAGCCCGGAGGAGGTACGGAGCTGGGCGCAGTCGTTCGACAAGCTGATGCACAGCCCGGCTGGCCGGAGCGTGTTCCGGGAGTTCCTGCGCACCGAGTACAGCGAGGAGAACATGCTCTTCTGGCTGGCGTGTGAGGAGCTCAAGGCCGAGGCCAACCAACACGTGGTGGATGAGAAGGCCAGGCTCATCTATGAGGACTACGTGTCCATCTTGTCCCCCAAGGAG GTGAGCCTGGACTCCCGAGTGCGGGAAGGCATCAACAAGAAGATGCAGGAGCCGTCGGCTCACACATTTGACGACGCGCAGCTGCAGATCTACACGCTCATGCACCGGGACTCCTACCCGCGCTTCCTCAGCTCCCCCACCTACCGTGCCCTGCTGCTCCAGGGGAGCTCCCAGTCCTCTAACGAGGCCTAG
- the RGS19 gene encoding regulator of G-protein signaling 19 isoform X3, giving the protein MPTPHETEKQHVGPEEADQPPSMSSHDAAPPAAPSRNPCCLCWCCCCSCSWNEERRRAWRASRENKLQPLPSCEACSTPSPEEVRSWAQSFDKLMHSPAGRSVFREFLRTEYSEENMLFWLACEELKAEANQHVVDEKARLIYEDYVSILSPKEVSLDSRVREGINKKMQEPSAHTFDDAQLQIYTLMHRDSYPRFLSSPTYRALLLQGSSQSSNEA; this is encoded by the exons ATGCCCACCCCACATGAGACTGAGAAGCAG CACGTAGGGCCAGAGGAGGCAGACCAGCCCCCCTCGATGTCCAGTCATGACGCGGCCCCCCCGGCTGCCCCCAGCCGCAACCCCTGCTGTTTGTGCTGGTGTTGCTGTTGCAGCTGTTCCTG GAACGAAGAGCGGCGGCGAGCGTGGCGGGCCTCCCGGGAGAACAAgctgcagcccctccccagctgcgaGGCGTG CTCCACGCCGAGCCCGGAGGAGGTACGGAGCTGGGCGCAGTCGTTCGACAAGCTGATGCACAGCCCGGCTGGCCGGAGCGTGTTCCGGGAGTTCCTGCGCACCGAGTACAGCGAGGAGAACATGCTCTTCTGGCTGGCGTGTGAGGAGCTCAAGGCCGAGGCCAACCAACACGTGGTGGATGAGAAGGCCAGGCTCATCTATGAGGACTACGTGTCCATCTTGTCCCCCAAGGAG GTGAGCCTGGACTCCCGAGTGCGGGAAGGCATCAACAAGAAGATGCAGGAGCCGTCGGCTCACACATTTGACGACGCGCAGCTGCAGATCTACACGCTCATGCACCGGGACTCCTACCCGCGCTTCCTCAGCTCCCCCACCTACCGTGCCCTGCTGCTCCAGGGGAGCTCCCAGTCCTCTAACGAGGCCTAG
- the TCEA2 gene encoding transcription elongation factor A protein 2 isoform X1 has product MMGKEEEIARIARRLDKMVTKKSAEGAMDLLRELKAMPITLHLLQSTRVGMSVNALRKQSSDEEVIALAKSLIKSWKKLLDASDAKAREQRRGGPLPTSSSKEAPEAQDLSRKRPELPRMPSAPRITTFPPVPVTCDAVRNKCRELLAAALQTDHDHMAVGADCEGLSAQIEECIFRDVGNTDMKYKNRVRSRISNLKDAKNPELRRNVLCGAITPQQIAVMTSEEMASDELKEIRKAMTKEAIREHQMARTGGTQTDLFTCGKCRKKNCTYTQVQTRSSDEPMTTFVVCNECGNRWKFC; this is encoded by the exons ATGATGGGCAAAGAAGAGGAGATTGCGCGGATCGCCCGGAGGCTGGACAAGATGGTGACCAAGAAGAGTGCG gAGGGAGCCATGGACCTGCTGCGGGAGCTGAAGGCCATGCCCATCACGCTGCACCTGCTGCAG TCTACGCGCGTCGGCATGTCTGTCAACGCCCTGCGGAAGCAGAGCTCCGATGAGGAGGTCATCGCACTGGCCAAGTCGCTCATCAAGTCCTGGAAGAAGCTCCTGG ATGCTTCAGATGCCAAAgccagggagcagaggaggggcgggccTCTGCCCACATCGTCCTCGAAGGAGGCCCCCGAGGCCCAGGATCTCAG CCGCAAGAGGCCAGAACTGCCCAGGATGCCGTCGGCCCCAAGGATCACCACATTTCCCCCGGTGCCGGTCACCTGTGATGCCGTGCGCAACAAGTGTCGTGAGCTGCTGGCCGCCGCCCTGCAGACAGACC ATGATCATATGGCCGTTGGTGCAGACTGCGAAGGCCTGTCGGCCCAGATTGAGGAAT GTATCTTCCGGGACGTGGGGAACACGGACATGAAGTATAAAAACCGCGTGCGGAGCCGCATCTCCAACCTCAAGGACGCTAAGAACCCCGAGCTGCGGCGGAATGTGCTGTGCGGCGCCATAACACCCCAGCAGATTGCCGTGATGACGTCAGAG GAGATGGCCAGCGATGAGCTGAAGGAGATCCGGAAGGCAATGACCAAGGAGGCCATCCGAGAGCACCAGATGGCCCGCACGGGGGGCACGCAGACAGACCTCTTCACCTGTGGGAAGTGCAGGAAGAAGAACTGTACTTACACGCAG GTGCAGACGCGCAGCTCTGATGAGCCCATGACCACCTTCGTTGTCTGCAATGAGTGTGGAAACCGCTGGAAG TTCTGCTGA
- the LKAAEAR1 gene encoding protein LKAAEAR1 isoform X1 — MEWRATPGMQSPAVKEAGRRSPRERSRKGSLEERAKRAPAAQPPKPGWALTLEGMAARSPAQRHRHLLEDVGAAASVFPRESVKLGCRMPDPRAWTTQSLELPGVRQDQRLLGVLKAAEARGRIRALRLRYIRMRAEEISLLILQQKSARAAMRLELFLPPRLKPTRIPDPLDRQERRRVETILEEKIDGSIFPR; from the exons ATGGAGT GGCGGGCCACGCCGGGCATGCAGTCGCCAGCAGTGAAGGAGGCTGGGCGCAGGAGCCCGCGGGAGCGATCCAGAAAGGGGTCCCTTGAGGAACGCGCCAAGAGGGCGCCCGCGGCGCAGCCCCCCAAGCCAGGTTGGGCTCTAACGCTGGAGGGGATGGCGGCCAGGAGCCCCGCGCAGCGTCACCGCCACCTGCTTGAGGACGTGGGCGCGGCCGCCTCCGTCTTCCCGCGCGAGTCCGTGAAGCTGGGGTGCCGTATGCCCGACCCGCGCGCGTGGACGACGCAGTCGCTGGAGCTGCCGGGAGTGCGCCAGGACCAGCGGCTCCTCGGCGTCCTCAAGGCAGCCGAGGCTCGGGGACGAATCCGTGCCTTGCGGCTGCGCTACATCCGCATGCGG GCCGAGGAGATTTCGCTGCTCATCTTGCAGCAGAAGTCCGCGCGCGCCGCCATGCGGCTGGAGCTGTTCCTACCGCCTCGGCTGAAGCCCACGCGGATCCCGGACCCCCTGGACCGTCAAGAG AGGAGGCGCGTGGAGACCATCCTGGAGGAGAAAATTGATGGCAGCATCTTCCCACGTTGA
- the RGS19 gene encoding regulator of G-protein signaling 19 isoform X4 — translation MSSHDAAPPAAPSRNPCCLCWCCCCSCSWNEERRRAWRASRENKLQPLPSCEACSTPSPEEVRSWAQSFDKLMHSPAGRSVFREFLRTEYSEENMLFWLACEELKAEANQHVVDEKARLIYEDYVSILSPKEVSLDSRVREGINKKMQEPSAHTFDDAQLQIYTLMHRDSYPRFLSSPTYRALLLQGSSQSSNEA, via the exons ATGTCCAGTCATGACGCGGCCCCCCCGGCTGCCCCCAGCCGCAACCCCTGCTGTTTGTGCTGGTGTTGCTGTTGCAGCTGTTCCTG GAACGAAGAGCGGCGGCGAGCGTGGCGGGCCTCCCGGGAGAACAAgctgcagcccctccccagctgcgaGGCGTG CTCCACGCCGAGCCCGGAGGAGGTACGGAGCTGGGCGCAGTCGTTCGACAAGCTGATGCACAGCCCGGCTGGCCGGAGCGTGTTCCGGGAGTTCCTGCGCACCGAGTACAGCGAGGAGAACATGCTCTTCTGGCTGGCGTGTGAGGAGCTCAAGGCCGAGGCCAACCAACACGTGGTGGATGAGAAGGCCAGGCTCATCTATGAGGACTACGTGTCCATCTTGTCCCCCAAGGAG GTGAGCCTGGACTCCCGAGTGCGGGAAGGCATCAACAAGAAGATGCAGGAGCCGTCGGCTCACACATTTGACGACGCGCAGCTGCAGATCTACACGCTCATGCACCGGGACTCCTACCCGCGCTTCCTCAGCTCCCCCACCTACCGTGCCCTGCTGCTCCAGGGGAGCTCCCAGTCCTCTAACGAGGCCTAG
- the LKAAEAR1 gene encoding protein LKAAEAR1 isoform X2, which produces MQSPAVKEAGRRSPRERSRKGSLEERAKRAPAAQPPKPGWALTLEGMAARSPAQRHRHLLEDVGAAASVFPRESVKLGCRMPDPRAWTTQSLELPGVRQDQRLLGVLKAAEARGRIRALRLRYIRMRAEEISLLILQQKSARAAMRLELFLPPRLKPTRIPDPLDRQERRRVETILEEKIDGSIFPR; this is translated from the exons ATGCAGTCGCCAGCAGTGAAGGAGGCTGGGCGCAGGAGCCCGCGGGAGCGATCCAGAAAGGGGTCCCTTGAGGAACGCGCCAAGAGGGCGCCCGCGGCGCAGCCCCCCAAGCCAGGTTGGGCTCTAACGCTGGAGGGGATGGCGGCCAGGAGCCCCGCGCAGCGTCACCGCCACCTGCTTGAGGACGTGGGCGCGGCCGCCTCCGTCTTCCCGCGCGAGTCCGTGAAGCTGGGGTGCCGTATGCCCGACCCGCGCGCGTGGACGACGCAGTCGCTGGAGCTGCCGGGAGTGCGCCAGGACCAGCGGCTCCTCGGCGTCCTCAAGGCAGCCGAGGCTCGGGGACGAATCCGTGCCTTGCGGCTGCGCTACATCCGCATGCGG GCCGAGGAGATTTCGCTGCTCATCTTGCAGCAGAAGTCCGCGCGCGCCGCCATGCGGCTGGAGCTGTTCCTACCGCCTCGGCTGAAGCCCACGCGGATCCCGGACCCCCTGGACCGTCAAGAG AGGAGGCGCGTGGAGACCATCCTGGAGGAGAAAATTGATGGCAGCATCTTCCCACGTTGA